A genomic stretch from Ciona intestinalis unplaced genomic scaffold, KH HT000098.2, whole genome shotgun sequence includes:
- the LOC100179534 gene encoding protein KIAA0100-like isoform X1: protein METDAESMMWTSAYVVFSIFTLWLISKLFIWWVAKMIKNKFEIDVAVKSVGLFSAKDISIRVNQLQTIEIDKIALQLKLLNREASHTVNLHVGEIRVRGEMNKISTPLSTFDNHTTHVKTHRRTGSFARRQLAFINFVQKLFKYVSVNVDMLNIMVLNAFLPDSLLHFNMKGIRLASEQYFCISDNVTPCAVCGSLSVESIDGKILKSPKEVSQITSCIAEVSTSLQIVIAAEQIFPNLDLTSVEANCSKLQVDIHEGALIPGIMLPKLVVPMQEVEETKSPSGLLENLESVINKVVSHLPVKSVISVKNFGLAFYGDETMGETTRGAHVCSSNIILHQYKDDHNLVPVFYSRQDFNGFKVPSGSVRFQVDDMTMTDYYKHRVADMGKTVVETKLTSNGVLSTCVDFTSWHADYLHKESVEFWSIIIRKLQDAQRQKSFLLETVKHKTPSPSTQKHRTRTISAPDTPFKFSHPDILQGTENSPFQSTVPIQPLQSNSLTSLLNTMDISIVFECTIYDASIDVIMTTVMDGEIQQDPPGFSIGIDSFTGSIDQSPNSRDLNFMSKLDRCWCIVNQDGNAMQVRNTGESIAYTQTHSPYRQNIHQWGRACNFDNLHLHGSATFKPTYSTDEEELVSEISLLLDVKVIGLQVELSKCAGQALASVLQVLGKGKNCQEPHQTRTFYRQSTVATPYMVAVEDTTPPPHPTPQHRYKFTVACVEAELSNVNLFILSSDETRCADCLVVRIDQFKTELSGGSSGSIDEDDAGVCRNMTVLGVAVTAVHNPYFSAFASYEAGLTGRMPTTSVSSSVRKEQTRVAEYRCVEAAFVIPSYLSFDVLEITYTVNYRSLDDDPSSSLPSIDRDERVLRQLSASLSSEGDVKLHWSPALHALVHHELTDFASCLKPFLAKKPPKKLSPSHSRPHIYNDGDHHTAQTQPRRNKSSVTMFGDARASSPRKSKQPLQFNVNITSSVLHFDLYDKRNVEIRISPFSCDQINQVNNISFDKLSIVMDGNKIFQFTNNVIQLSSYNEFCQRDRQGFNDLKTASNRVWSFKIGSWVCHFPYKYDFAATFDKAINVWKWVKGLYRKKSHPFRSPRLPPDLLICINEFRFELADWEFESRLHDNHELMMDEWVESEKRRRVLDQKMAEIRKQRGEMLPAKKVEDLYCRLEEENTKIYLSRCREMYQGKPPTLHTMPIHIGANPETPVINLNGPTPLSFMWQLSDFSATVLADESMHGMENAMRTIRTIDHVSPFPFSNDADSEPEFVTLWCRCISLRAANHQVRLRNYPQCLMDYSDWKIYGKFCGAEQKGPPASQRTEYVHLPAPWGPAKVERNMPALKFYYDLSSEVHVFNMAWGPCWEPAWGQVNLATNLLSKATIDPSTPLPWWDKSRNLLHGRFAMSMDRANLLHLASLDPYNTTEHMHWDWKNLYMDWTPGCFLYKGDLDIHIRNASKYDDVRFLHLPQLKMEWKFKWVCLDAGDPHDHHHALPHAPDRIEGDLSEHDSYRYFRSRNIDLEINLDTRSHTRDYSSGGKDGSERDKPEMLLYSTTLRWLSNFGYAVNAVSRPVCKGPIFGNQAPPKLKLSRHYRNVKPSFQFPELKVSYWSSYAQQLGIEWICGAGKIDSHFRLNLVPYEGNLIRRSMGQWQIMATTCELSNTKIYLLKRQESSSQNQSPSNRSLGAERNFLLSLSSMSYRRDNVSDGLNTPDNLSPTKHSTFKGISDPQARKKEFEETKFKKKKTKKQTSPTKRPQNQHSLVVHDLKAMWTTENRDVGYGLYEGYNKAAVLRRNLSTKVLSRLRVPNNEGEREKGESVRKPSQAAPEFETGSSSGFGRKMMDPSLLHKLLAESDNRFVVGTDETVTSQQKLRGVAACKMDDVVNKNWLIKFVNCQVMLKGPQTQGYLIMTAAMADFLNRDHQVMWRDCQLTTKSSWVASLTGTQIFATVEKNAASSGQDGENVPWLSVSDIEPRGPSPGMLDISDLMGGGQAIGGVVGDGVSAGTFQLQRIMSRCTCRMYYVGYEALVDSEQTDYGQLLPSTPAMEDKLTSQRNRLAGNDLLGVEKPCNILTIVQPNLEICTNASQFTMILDIVENLLLYVEPVMREHWERVDRMRFTLRLTSTDDVKKHRDTLATMQNRIRLRLTNMRQLERQLFRTDRQLDNDPSDDDLYEESIRLREKLAEEKERLNEESEELGIIIRCFKEIFLDQKTRSSSLRPQHPDQVDEEEEASVVRTTEVTFGEVKWHVTDKDGQLNIAQFEMRDFLYEKVNKSDDSVAHCFELAWLRLQNLLPNSLYRDVIKPRHQAGLRSHGITAGGGRSLILRVLCKVRPPVGGISVKDHVEVNAVPLTIQLTYQFFKRMMSFFFPDRSMAPPGADDMDDRAMSSVDTRNATLLGFAGNSAMERHGSVVSLPARPPPPSPSHMSTPGTLRRNKSSTKRSTVSEAVDDVDKMKLRAAKNNTFLYIKITEVPLCVSYKGEKEKNIEDVRDFNVTIPMLEYHSKTWTWHDFAMAVKRDCKKQLVSQLIKEKLHISGRGQQQHSTASESQDPESSSAAAEIDKAKILFGNSLRRTDSTRRSIFRKKK from the exons ATGGAAACAGATGCAGAATCTATGATGTGGACCTCTGCTTATGTCGTCTTCTCTATCTTCACACTATGGCTTATTTCAAa GTTATTTATCTGGTGGGTCgcaaaaatgatcaaaaacaaatttgaaattgACGTTGCCGTAAAATCTGTTGGTTTGTTTTCCGCTAAGGACATCTCTATACGCGTCAATCAACTGCAGACAATA GAAATTGATAAAATTGCTCTTCAGCTCAAACTATTAAATCGCGAAGCCAG CCACACAGTTAATCTACATGTTGGTGAAATTCGGGTTCGTGGTGAAATGAATAAAATCTCGACTCCTCTGAGCACATTTGATAACCACACCACTCATGTTAAAACTCACAGAAGGACTGGTTCCTTTGCTCGCAGACAACTtgcttttataaactttgttcaAAAGTTGTTCAAG TATGTCTCTGTTAACGTGGATATGTTAAACATCATGGTCCTCAATGCTTTCCTACCCGACTCCCTCCTTCATTTCAACATGAAAGGCATTCGTCTTGCTTCAGAACAATATTTCTGCATCTCCGACAATGTCACACCTTGTGCTGTATGTGGCAGCTTAAGTGTGGAAAGTATAGATGGTAAAATTCTTAAGAGTCCAAAAGAG GTGTCCCAAATTACCTCATGCATTGCTGAAGTCTCCACTTCACTTCAAATTGTGATTGCTGCTGAGCAAATTTTCCCAAATCTTGACTTGACTTCTGTAGAAGCCAACTGTTCCAAACTACAAGTTGATATACATGAGGGTGCTCTCATACCTGGCATCATGCTACCCAAGCTTGTGGTACCAATGCAGGAAGTGGAAGAAACAAAATCTCCTTCTGGTTTGCTAG AAAACCTTGAGTCTGTGATCAACAAAGTTGTCAGCCATCTTCCAGTTAAGAGTGTGATATCCGTGAAGAATTTTGGACTTGCATTTTACGGAGACGAGACGATGGGAGAAACCACACGAGGAGCTCATGTCTGCTCCTCAAATATCATCCTGCATCAATATAAAGACGATCATAATCTTGTTCCCGTATTTTATAGCAGACAGGATTTTAATGGATTCAAAGTTCCAAGTG GTTCAGTCCGGTTTCAAGTGGATGACATGACAATGACTGATTATTACAAGCACAGAGTGGCTGACATGGGCAAGACAGTTGTGGAAACCAAACTAACTTCTAATGGCGTCCTCTCTACTTGTGTGGACTTCACTTCTTGGCATGCTGACTATTTGCATAAA GAGTCTGTTGAGTTTTGGAGCATTATTATTCGCAAACTGCAGGATGCACAACGTCAGAAATCTTTTCTCTTAGAAACAGTGAAACATAAAACACCAAG tcCATCCACACAGAAGCACAGAACAAGAACTATCAGCGCACCCGACACTCCATTCAAGTTCTCACACCCAGATATATTACAAG GTACAGAAAATAGTCCATTCCAGTCAACTGTACCAATCCAACCATTACAAAGCAACAGTTTAACAAGTCTTCTCAACACTATGGACATTAGTATTGTGTTTGAATGCACAATATATGACGCTAGTATAGATGTTATTATGACAACTGTAATGGATGGTGAAATACAACAAGATCCACCTGg ATTCAGCATTGGAATAGATTCCTTCACTGGAAGCATTGATCAAAGTCCCAACTCTCGTGATTTAAACTTCATGTCAAAGTTAGACAGATGTTGGTGCATT GTGAACCAAGATGGGAATGCAATGCAAGTGAGAAACACAGGGGAGAGCATCGCATACACACAAACTCATTCTCCATACAG ACAAAACATTCATCAATGGGGGCGTGCATGTAACTTTGACAACCTGCATTTACATGGTTCAGCTACTTTCAAACCAACATACAGCACAGATGAGGAAGAGTTGGTTTCGGAGATATCGCTTCTTCTCGATGTAAAAGTTATCGGGCTGCAGGTGGAGTTATCTAAATGTGCAGGGCAAGCTTTGGCAAGTGTTTTGCAAGTTTTAGGCAAAGGCAAAAACTGCCAGGAACCCCATCAGACGAGAACCTTCTATCGACAG AGCACAGTTGCAACTCCATATATGGTAGCTGTTGAAGACACCACACCCCCACCACACCCCACCCCTCAACACAGATACAAGTTCACTGTGGCTTGTGTGGAAGCAGAATTATCTAACGTCAATCTATTCATATTATCTTCAGATGAAACTAGATGTGCAGACTGCCTTGTTGTTCGTATTGACCAATTCAAG ACAGAACTGAGTGGGGGAAGCTCAGGTAGCATAGATGAGGATGATGCAGGTGTTTGTAGGAACATGACGGTCCTTGGTGTGGCTGTTACTGCTGTCCATAACCCGTACTTCTCAGCATTTGCATCATATGAAGCTGGGCTCACAGGTCGCATGCCAACCACAAGTGTATCTTCCAGTGTTCGGAAGGAGCAAACACGAGTTGCCGAATACAGATGTGTGGAAGCTGCGTTTGTCATTCCGAGTTATCTTTCATTCGATGTCTTAGAG ATCACGTACACCGTCAACTACCGTTCTCTTGATGATGATCCCTCCTCATCTTTACCCTCCATTGATCGAGATGAGAGAGTCCTCCGTCAGCTCTCAGCATCCCTAAGCTCCGAGGGTGATGTCAAGCTCCACTGGAGTCCAGCTCTTCACGCTCTGGTCCACCATGAGCTCACAGACTTCGCATCGTGTCTTAAACCTTTTCTGGCAAAGAAACCACCCAAAAAGTTATCCCCAAGCCACAGCAGACCACACATCTACAATGACGGTGACCACCACACTGCACAAACCCAACCACGGAGGAACAAATCAAGCGTGACAATGTTCGGTGATGCGCGAGCCTCTTCACCAAGGAAGAGCAAACAACCTCTTCAGTTTAATGTAAACATCACTTCATCTGTACTCCACTTTGATCTCTATGATAAACGAAATGTGGAGATCAGAATCTCTCCATTCAg CTGTGACCAAATAAACCAAGTGAACAACATTAGTTTTGATAAGTTGTCCATTGTTATGGatggaaacaaaatattccaaTTCACAAACAACGTTATTCAGCTCAGCTCCTATAATGAATTCTGCCAACGCGACAG ACAAGGATTCAATGATTTAAAAACCGCCTCAAATCGTGTGTGGTCGTTTAAAATAGGAAGTTGGGTCTGCCATTTCCCTTACAAATATGACTTTGCTGCAACTTTTGATAAAGCAATCAATGTTTGGAAGTGGGTCAAGGGATTATACAGGAAAAAATCTCATCCATTTAG GAGTCCTCGTCTTCCTCCTGATCTTCTCATCTGCATCAATGAGTTTCGTTTCGAGCTCGCAGATTGGGAGTTTGAGTCCCGTCTCCACGACAACCATGAACTGATGATGGATGAATGGGTGGAGAGTGAGAAGAGAAGAAGAGTACTCGATCAGAAGATGGCTGAGATCCGGAAGCAGAGAGGAGAAATGCTTCCAGCTAAgaag GTTGAGGATCTCTACTGCCGCTTAGAggaagaaaatacaaaaatttacCTGAGTCGTTGCCGAGAAATGTATCAGGGAAAACCCCCAACTTTACACACTATGCCGATCCATATCGGTGCTAACCCAGAAACCCCGGTTATAAATCTGAATGGGCCGACTCCCTTGTCATTTATGTGGCAACTGTCAGATTTTAGTGCAACAG TTTTAGCCGATGAATCCATGCATGGGATGGAAAATGCAATGCGTACAATAAGAACTATTGACCATGTTTCACCATTTCCATTCTCTAATGATGCAG ACTCTGAGCCGGagtttgtaactttatggtGCCGATGTATCTCGCTACGAGCAGCCAACCACCAGGTACGACTCCGAAATTATCCTCAGTGTTTGATGGACTACTCTGACTGGAAAATTTATGGAAAGTTTTGTGGAGCTGAGCAAAAGGGGCCACCAGCCTCACAAAGAAcag AATACGTCCATCTTCCTGCACCTTGGGGTCCTGCAAAGGTTGAAAGGAACATGCCAGCACTTAAGTTCTACTACGATCTAAGTAGCGAAGTCCATGTATTTAACATGGCATGGGGACCTTGTTGGGAGCCTGCTTGGGgccag GTAAACTTGGCTACAAATCTTCTATCTAAAGCCACCATAGACCCCAGCACCCCACTGCCCTGGTGGGATAAATCAAGGAACCTCCTACATGGAAGGTTTGCAATGTCCATGGACAGAGCAAACCTCCTACATCTGGCTTCACTTGACCCATACAATACAACTGAACACATGCACTGGGATTGGAAAAATCTTTACATGGATTGGACACCTGGTTGCTTCTTATATAAG GGTGACTTGGACATTCACATCCGAAATGCATCGAAATACGATGATGTTAGATTCTTGCATCTTCCTCAGTTAAAGATGGAGTGGAAGTTTAAGTGGGTGTGTCTGGATGCTGGTGATCCTCATGATCATCATCATGCTCTTCCTCATGCTCCTGATAGAATTGAAg GTGACCTCAGTGAGCATGACTCGTACCGATACTTCCGGTCACGCAACATTGATCTCGAGATTAACTTAGACACGAGGTCGCACACCAGAGATTATTCATCTGGAGGAAAGGATGGAAGTGAGAGAGACAAACCGGAGATGTTGTTGTACAG CACTACCCTGAGGTGGTTGAGCAACTTTGGTTATGCGGTGAATGCCGTGTCTCGTCCTGTATGCAAAGGACCAATATTTGGCAACCAAGCTCCGCCAAAACTTAAACTAAGTCGACATTACAGGAACGTGAAACCTTCTTTTCAATTTCCAGAGCTCAAA GTAAGCTACTGGTCTTCATACGCCCAACAACTTGGTATTGAATGGATATGTGGGGCGGGGAAAATTGATTCACATTTCCGGTTAAACCTGGTTCCATATGAAGGTAACTTGATCAGGAGAAGTATGGGACAATGGCAGATCATGGCAACTACATGCGAATTATCAAACACTAAG ATTTATCTACTTAAGAGACAAGAATCAAGCTCTCAAAACCAATCGCCATCAAATAGATCTCTCGGAGCAGAAAGAAACTTTCTCCTAAGTCTCTCAAGCATGTCATATCGTCGCGACAATGTTTCTGATGGCCTCAACACACCAGACAACTTGTCACCAACAAAACATTCCACATTTAAAG GTATATCTGATCCACAAGCCAGGAAAAAGGAATTtgaagaaacaaaatttaagaAGAAAAAGACAAAGAAACAAACTTCGCCGACTAAAAGACCACAAAACCA ACACAGTTTGGTTGTCCATGACTTGAAAGCAATGTGGACGACCGAGAACAGAGATGTGGGGTATGGGTTGTATGAAGGTTACAACAAGGCAGCTGTGCTTCGTAGAAACCTCAGTACAAAAGTTCTTAGTCGACTGCGAGTACCTAACAACGAAG GTGAGCGAGAGAAAGGAGAATCAGTTCGTAAACCATCACAAGCAGCACCAGAGTTTGAAACTGGTTCTTCCAGTGGTTTCGGGCGGAAAATGATGGATCCAAGTTTGCTGCATAAACTGCTTGCTGAGAGTGATAACAG GTTTGTGGTAGGAACTGATGAAACTGTGACAAGCCAACAAAAACTGAGGGGAGTTGCTGCTTGTAAGATGGATGATGTGGTTAATAAGAACTGGCTGATTAAGTTTGTCAACTGCCAAGTTATGTTGAag GGTCCACAAACACAAGGTTACCTGATAATGACTGCAGCAATGGCTGACTTTCTCAATCGTGACCACCAAGTAATGTGGCGTGATTGTCAGTTGACCACGAAATCCTCATGGGTCGCTTCTTTGACAGGAACCCAGATTTTTGCCACTGTTGAAAAGAATGCTGCCTCTTCTG GGCAAGATGGCGAGAATGTTCCATGGTTATCAGTAAGTGATATTGAACCACGTGGACCAAGTCCTGGTATGCTTGATATAAGTGATTTGATGGGAGGAGGGCAAGCTATTGGGGGTGTGGTGGGTGATGGGGTGTCCGCTG GCACTTTCCAACTTCAGCGTATCATGTCACGTTGCACGTGTCGCATGTATTATGTTGGTTACGAGGCTCTGGTTGACTCCGAGCAGACGGACTATGGACAACTTCTGCCATCCACGCCTGCAATGGAGGACAAGTTAACATCTCAGAGGAATAGATTGGCTGGGAATGACTTGTTGGGTGTAGAGAAGCCATGTAACATACTCACCATTGTACAACCAAACCTTGAAATATGTACTAATGCA AGTCAGTTCACAATGATCTTGGACATCGTCGAGAATCTTCTTCTGTACGTGGAGCCGGTGATGCGGGAGCATTGGGAGCGAGTGGATCGGATGCGGTTCACCCTCCGTCTCACATCCACTGATGATGTGAAGAAACATCGAGATACGTTAGCTACGATGCAGAACAGGATTCGACTCCGACTTACAAATATGAGGCAACTGGAACGACAATTGTTCAGGACGGACAGA CAACTTGACAACGATCCTTCCGATGATGATCTTTATGAAGAGTCGATCCGGCTGCGTGAGAAGCTTGCCGAGGAGAAGGAGAGGTTGAATGAGGAGAGTGAGGAGCTTGGGATCATCATCAG ATGCTTCAAAGAAATCTTCCTGGATCAAAAAACTCGATCATCCTCTCTTCGTCCACAACATCCGGATCAAGTTGATGAGGAAGAGGAAGCATCCGTTGTCAGGACGACAGAAGTAACGTTCGGTGAGGTGAAGTGGCACGTCACAGATAAGGATGGGCAACTTAATATTGCTCAGTTTGAAATGAGAGATTTTCTTTATGAAAAG GTAAATAAAAGCGATGATTCGGTCGCTCATTGCTTTGAACTTGCCTGGCTTCGTCTTCAAAATCTTCTTCCCAACTCTCTCtaccgtgacgtcatcaaaccaCGGCATCAGGCCGGACTCCGCAGCCACGGGATCACCGCCGGTGGAGGTCGCTCGTTAATTTTGCGAGTTCTCTGCAAAGTGCGCCCCCCTGTGGGCGGGATATCAGTGAAAGATCACGTGGAG GTCAACGCTGTTCCACTGACGATCCAGCTAACTTACCAGTTCTTTAAACGAATGATGAGTTTCTTCTTTCCTGACCGCTCTATGGCGCCACCGGGTGCCGATGACATGGACGATCGAGCGATGTCTAGCGTAGACACGCGTAACGCTACGTTGCTTGGATTTGCTGGTAATTCTGCCATGGAGAGGCATGGTAGTGTTGTGAGTTTACCTGCCCGACCACCCCCGCCTTCACCATCACACATGTCAACACCTGGTACTCTAAGAAGAAACAA atcTTCAACGAAAAGATCAACGGTGTCCGAGGCAGTGGACGATGTTGATAAGATGAAGCTACGAGCTGCGAAGAACAACACCTTCCTTTATATTAAGATCACTGAAGTCCCACTGTGTGTCAGTTACAAG ggcgaaaaagagaaaaacattGAAGACGTTCGTGATTTTAACGTGACCATACCAATGTTAGAATACCACAGTAAGACATGGACGTGGCACGACTTCGCTATGGCTGTCAAACGTGACTGTAAGAAACAACTTGTATCTCAG CTTATCAAAGAGAAACTTCACATCAGTGGACGTGGCCAGCAACAACATTCCACCGCAAGTGAATCACAAGACCCCGAATCGTCCTCGGCAGCTGCTGAAATTGATAAAGCGAAAATTCTGTTCGGTAATTCTCTTAGAAGGACGGACAGTACACGACGAAGTATCTTTCGAAAGAAGAAGTAG